One stretch of Papaver somniferum cultivar HN1 unplaced genomic scaffold, ASM357369v1 unplaced-scaffold_154, whole genome shotgun sequence DNA includes these proteins:
- the LOC113336811 gene encoding uncharacterized protein LOC113336811 — protein sequence MWLQDDSIMGLMESWWRSLSFSGSPGFVLAKKMQALKEKLKVWNREVFGKIERLVQENLISIQSIAARVFLDPSNDQLLNEQIVAKAEFKRLAKMHNDFWKQRTDLNWRRLFFKTAAGRAYFFPSISSNAAAKLEDWFTEDEVLLADKELGQDKAPGPDGMPIFVILNCSNFMKDDIMQVLYELHNNNFINWRFKSTFFVLIPKVQDLEQISDFRPISLMSSINKIISKVIASRLKVVLPQIISYQQSAYVHGRQIMDSALIANECINSAHLLNQNGILCKIDFQKAYDNVAWSFIDYVLKRMGFGMTWRKWIEAAISHVYFSVLINGSSNGRFKISKGLRQGDPLSPFLFLIVAESLNLMFTKAAELQWIQGFDSSPGGSKITHLQFSDNTLIFLKNDHRSIAYLRNILIWFEVISALKINFHKTSLMAVGNVQNLDSLATTLGCKTMVLPSTYLGLPLGEAYRSNNKWDRIIERFEARLPSWMAINLSPGGRLTLIIFVLMSLPIYLFSLFFAPINVIKKLERIIRNFLWDGGVDRKKYHPVAWDIVLKPKNLGGLGVKDLHLMNIALLMKWLWNFGEDDNPLWKNLVSQKYGIEEHGWYAKNPKQAYGCSVWRGIQNHLVDFKANYKFIVGNGERIQFWKDIWLGNTPLAEQFPYAFGASSHKDFTIAQMYNTSENSWSLGITRRIYDHVIVCVAGLLHALDECKIVPNKKPDERGWMHNNVVGKFSVKKCYSWLVSRNLSQEEEVCVPTYKIWSKLWPSKVSFFLWLASKDKVLTQDKLCKRKWRDWVNHCYLCINDEETSKHMLMHCSFASTIWSTFIVLFNLVWIIPPSIEIALHSWPQSKAISRKACVINCMPAAIIWNLWKERNHRAFDNKLSSILNLIQKIKFTVAFWLYQQPQFKGITLQYFMLKWKEVVFEPP from the exons ATGTGGCTTCAAGATGATTCCATTATGGGTCTTATGGAGAGCTGGTGGAGGTCTCTTTCCTTCTCTGGTTCACCTGGTTTTGTTCTTGCAAAGAAAATGCAAGCCTTAAAAGAGAAGTTAAAAGTCTGGAATAGAGAAGTGTTTGGCAAGATTGAGAGGCTGGTGCAAGAAAATTTAATCTCTATTCAAAGCATTGCAGCGAGAGTTTTCCTTGATCCTAGTAATGACCAGTTGTTGAATGAGCAAATCGTAGCGAAGGCAGAATTCAAAAGATTAGCCAAAATGCATAACGATTTCTGGAAGCAGAGAACCGACTTAAATTGG AGAAGACTTTTTTTCAAGACCGCAGCTGGACGGGCTTATTTTTTCCCTTCCATTTCGTCTAATGCTGCTGCCAAACTTGAGGACTGGTTCACAGAAGACGAGGTTCTGCTTGCTGATAAGGAGTTAGGTCAGGACAAAGCTCCTGGTCCGGATGGTATGCCTATTTTTGTGATTCTTAATTGCTCGAATTTCATGAAAGACGATATAATGCAGGTTTTGTATGAGCTCCACAACAACAATTTTATTAATTGGAGGTTCAAGTCTACGTTTTTTGTCCTAATACCTAAAGTGCAAGATCTTGAGCAAATTTCTGACTTTAGACCAATAAGTCTTATGAGTAGCATtaacaaaatcatctcaaaagtTATCGCTTCTAGGCTCAAAGTGGTGCTGCCCCAAATCATCAGTTATCAACAATCCGCCTATGTTCATGGGAGACAAATAATGGATAGCGCTTTAATAGCTAACGAATGCATAAATTCAGctcatttgctcaatcaaaatgGGATTCTCTGCAAAATTGATTTTCAAAAGGCTTACGACAATGTTGCTTGGTCTTTTATAGACTACGTTCTAAAAAGAATGGGGTTTGGAATGACTTGGCGAAAATGGATTGAAGCGGCTATTTCTCACGTTTACTTCTCAGTGCTTATCAACGGTTCTTCTAATGGAAGATTCAAAATCTCGAAGGGTTTGCGACAAGGAGATCCTTTGTctccttttttatttcttattgtTGCTGAGTCGTTAAATTTGATGTTCACAAAGGCAGCCGAACTTCAGTGGATTCAAGGTTTCGATAGTTCTCCAGGTGGTTCTAAGATTACTCACCTTCAATTTTCCGACAACACTCTGATCTTCCTCAAGAATGACCATAGAAGCATCGCTTATCTCCGCAATATCCTCATCTGGTTTGAAGTGATTTCAGCGCTCAAAATCAATTTTCATAAAACATCTCTTATGGCTGTTGGTAATGTACAAAATCTAGACTCTCTTGCAACCACTTTGGGGTGTAAAACTATGGTGCTGCCTTCAACCTATCTTGGTCTCCCATTGGGTGAAGCTTATAGATCAAATAATAAGTGGGACCGCATCATCGAAAGATTCGAAGCTAGACTCCCAAGTTGGATGGCAATAAACTTGTCTCCTGGAGGTAGACTTAcccttattatttttgttctgatGTCCTTGCCCATTTACTTATTCTCTCTTTTCTTTGCACCCATTAATGTTATTAAAAAACTAGAAAGAATTATCCGCAATTTCTTATGGGATGGAGGGGTCGACCGCAAAAAGTATCATCCTGTAGCATGGGATATCGTTCTCAAACCCAAAAATTTAGGTGGTTTAGGAGTTAAGGATTTGCATCTAATGAACATCGCTTTGTTGATGAAATGGCTGTGGAATTTTGGCGAAGATGATAATCCTTTATGGAAGAATTTAGTCTCTCAAAAGTATGGTATTGAGGAGCATGGGTGGTATGCGAAAAATCCTAAACAAGCTTATGGTTGTAGTGTTTGGAGAGGAATTCAAAATCACTTGGTCGACTTCAAAGCAAACTACAAATTCATTGTGGGGAATGGAGAAAGAATTCAATTTTGGAAGGATATATGGTTGGGTAACACTCCTTTAGCAGAGCAATTTCCATATGCCTTCGGAGCATCTTCACACAAAGACTTTACTATAGCGCAAATGTACAACACAAGTGAAAATAGTTGGTCGTTGGGTATTACAAGAAGAATTTATGATCATGTTATTGTTTGTGTTGCGGGTTTGCTTCATGCTTTGGATGAATGCAAAATTGTGCCTAACAAAAAACCAGATGAAAGAGGTTGGATGCATAACAATGTTGTAGGAAAATTCTCGGTGAAAAAATGTTATTCATGGCTCGTTTCGCGGAACTTAAGTCAGGAAGAAGAAGTTTGTGTTCCTACATATAAAATTTGGTCTAAACTCTGGCCTTCAAAGGTCAGTTTTTTTCTTTGGTTAGCCTCAAAAGATAAAGTGTTGACTCAAGATAAACTTTGTAAGAGAAAGTGGAGGGACTGGGTGAACCATTGTTATCTCTGCATCAATGATGAAGAAACTTCAAAGCATATGCTCATGCATTGCTCTTTTGCGAGCACCATCTGGAGTACCTTTATCGTGTTATTTAATTTGGTATGGATAATTCCCCCTTCCATCGAGATTGCTCTGCACTCCTGGCCTCAATCTAAAGCTATCTCGAGAAAGGCTTGTGTCATTAATTGTATGCCTGCTGCAATCATTTGGAATCTATGGAAAGAAAGAAATCATCGGGCTTTCGACAACAAGTTATCATCAATTCTGAATCTCATTCAGAAAATCAAGTTCACAGTTGCTTTTTGGCTTTACCAACAACCCCAATTCAAGGGTATCACCCTGCAGTACTTCATGCTGAAATGGAAAGAAGTAGTATTCGAACCACCATGA
- the LOC113336765 gene encoding uncharacterized protein LOC113336765 yields the protein MVRCSISKKINFGKNSETFDTYGMILGSSRVTLMSPDLLPKDLGPNLSPVLCTSLPISFTITSFSTVLFKFNRSIHYFDNQAVEMLNYVNSNVLIFFLSMLSFSSDGYFKSLE from the exons ATGGTCCGGTGCTCAATTTCGAAAAAGATCAATTTTGGGAAGAACTCGGAGACATTCGATACTTATGGAATGATCCTTGGGTCCTCTCGGGTGACTTTAATGTCACCAGATTTGCTTCCGAAAGATCTGGGACCCAATCTATCACCAGTTTTATGCACAAGTTTGCCAATCTCGTTCACGATCACCAGCTTCTCGACCGTACTCTTCAAGTTTAATCGGTCAATACACT ATTTTGACAATCAAGCCGTGGAGATGCTCAACTACGTAAACTCAAACgttctcattttctttctttccatGCTCTCATTTTCTAG CGACGGGTATTTCAAAAGCTTGGAATGA